A genomic window from Glycine soja cultivar W05 chromosome 10, ASM419377v2, whole genome shotgun sequence includes:
- the LOC114372311 gene encoding uncharacterized protein LOC114372311, protein MDFESRRLHLLISVVAIIALSFTAEKCRELVGEEGSSQSGKFTILNCFDMGSGTVACAVKEGVKLYFYNIRSSHAERARSQAIESALVDAVTQGMSPTDSAKHAQKEGKKAAKLASRQAKRIIGPIISSGWDFFEAIYYGGTVTEGFLRGTGTLFGTYAGGFLGEQRLGRIGYLLGSHLGSWVGGRIGLMVYDVVNGVHLLLQFVQTGEIEVHEKSKRSESSSFFGETPVYDSSEGSGVYESPPSEESYAYESTERQSYETYEDSEL, encoded by the exons ATGGATTTCGAGAGTAGGAGGCTTCATTTGCTCATCTCCGTGGTTGCCATCATTGCTCTTAGCTTCACAG CTGAAAAATGCAGGGAACTTGTTGGGGAGGAGGGGTCATCCCAGAGTGGAAAGTTTACAATCTTAAATTGCTTTGATATGGGTTCTGGAACTGTAGCATGTGCTgtcaaggaaggtgtgaagctCTATTTTTACAATATTAGGTCTTCTCATGCTGAAAGAGCGAGGAGTCAAGCAATTGAGTCTGCCCTCGTTGATGCTGTTACTCAGGGGATGTCCCCAACAGATTCAGCAAAACATGCACAGAAAGAAGGTAAGAAGGCAGCAAAATTGGCTTCCCGTCAAGCCAAGCGGATTATAGGTCCCATCATTTCCTCTGGATGGGACTTTTTTGAAGCTATTTACTATGGTGGTACTGTCACAGAAGGGTTCCTTAGAGGCACTGGTACTTTGTTTGGTACTTATGCTGGAGGGTTCCTTGGGGAGCAAAGGCTTGGTAGAATTGGCTATCTTCTTGGAAGTCACCTGGGCAGTTGGGTTGGTGGTAGAATAGGATTAATGGTTTATGATGTGGTCAATGGAGTGCATTTGTTGTTGCAATTTGTTCAGACAGGAGAAATTGAAGTTCATGAAAAATCCAAACGATCTGAAAGTTCCTCCTTTTTTGGGGAAACTCCTGTTTATGACAGCTCTGAAGGCTCTGGTGTTTATGAGTCACCTCCCAGTGAAGAATCCTATGCCTATGAATCTACTGAACGTCAGAGCTATGAAACATATGAAGATTCTGAACTGTGA
- the LOC114372153 gene encoding lon protease homolog 1, mitochondrial-like isoform X2, with amino-acid sequence MLKLIASSRIHRVHPTVLRPAHHSASPLLRVLSSLGGLSWRNANVGGRYFFCSDSSDGSDHVVDAGVQAAEESESKASAIVPTYPRPEDYLTVLALPLIHRPLFPGFYMPVFVKDPKLLAALQESRERQAPYAGAFLLKDEPEADPSVVSSSDADKNVYDLKGKELFNRLHEVGTLAQISSIHGDQVILIGHRRLRITEMVSEDPLTVKVDHLKDKTYNKDDDIIKATSFEVISTLRDVLKTSSLWRDHVQTYTKHIGDFTYPRLADFGAAISGANKLQCQQVLEELDVYKRLKLTLELVKKEMEISKIQESIAKAIEEKISGEQRRYLLNEQLKAIKKELGLETDDKTALTGKFRERIEPKREKCPPHILQVIDEELAKLQLLEASSSEFSVTRNYLDWLTALPWGEYSDENFDVTRAQKILDEDHYGLTDVKERILEFIAVGKLRGTSQGKIICLSGPPGVGKTSIGRSIARALNRKFFRFSVGGLADVAEIKGHRRTYIGAMPGKIVQCLKNVGTSNPLVLIDEIDKLGRGHAGDPASALLELLDPEQNANFLDHYLDVTIDLSKVLFVCTANVVEMIPNPLLDRMEVVAIAGYITDEKMHIARDYLEKTTREACGIKPEQVEVTDAALLALIENYCRESGVRNLQKHIEKIYRKIALQLVRQGEMIDATMLPIKDKVDSDELGQNAVQNKNSELVEGIDPEKESETSDEIHKVAKESGGDKEIETKTIEQVLVDESNLTDFVGKPVFHAERIYDQTPVGVVMGLAWTAMGGSTLYIETTFVEEGEGKGTLHLTGQLGDVMKESAQIAHTVARRILLEREPENPFFANSKLHLHVPAGATPKDGPSAGSTMTTSLLSLAMKKPVKKDLAMTGEVTLTGKILPIGGVKEKTIAARRSEVKTIIFPSANRRDFDELAPNVKEGLDVHFVDDYMQIFNLAFDDEQSQNIK; translated from the exons ATGTTGAAGCTCATTGCATCCTCGCGCATCCACCGGGTGCACCCCACGGTGCTCCGTCCCGCACACCATTCCGCCTCGCCGCTGCTCAGAGTGCTGAGTTCTCTCGGCGGGTTAAGCTGGAGAAACGCTAATGTTGGAGGCAGGTATTTTTTCTGTTCCGATTCCAGCGACGGCTCCGATCACGTCGTTGACGCCGGAGTCCAGGCCGCCGAGGAGTCCGAGTCAAAGGCCTCCGCTATCGTTCCCACATATCCCAGACCCGAAGATTATCTCACT GTTTTGGCATTACCATTGATACACAGACCACTTTTCCCAGGATTTTACATGCCAGTCTTTGTTAAG GATCCCAAATTATTGGCAGCTTTACAGGAAAGTCGAGAACGACAAGCCCCGTATGCTGGTGCTTTCCTCCTTAAGGACGAGCCGGAGGCTGATCCCAGTGTAGTATCTAGTTCTGACGCAGATAAAAATGTATATGatttaaaaggaaaagagttGTTTAACCGTCTTCACGAAGTTGGGACTCTTGCTCAG ATTTCAAGTATCCATGGGGATCAGGTGATCCTGATTGGTCATCGGCGTCTACGCATAACAGAGATG GTTAGTGAGGATCCACTTACTGTAAAAGTCGATCATCTCAAG GATAAAACTTACAACAAAGACGATGATATTATAAAGGCCACATCTTTCGAGGTTATATCAACCCTAAGAGATGTTCTTAAAACAAGTTCCCTTTGGAGAGATCATGTTCAGACTTACACTAAG CATATAGGTGATTTTACTTATCCAAGGCTTGCAGATTTTGGTGCTGCAATATCTGGGGCAAATAAATTGCAATGCCAACAAGTTCTTGAAGAGCTAGAT GTGTATAAGCGATTAAAACTTACACTGGAGTTGGTAAAGAAAGAGATGGAAATCAGCAAGATTCAG GAATCAATTGCAAAAGCAATTGAAGAAAAGATAAGTGGTGAGCAGCGCCGTTACTTGTTAAATGAGCAGCTTAAGGCCATAAAGAAG GAACTGGGACTGGAGACTGATGACAAAACAGCTCTTACTG GTAAATTCAGGGAAAGGATTGagccaaagagagaaaaatgccCGCCTCATATTTTACAAGTTATAGATGAAGAACTTGCAAAGCTACAGCTGTTGGAGGCTAGTTCTAGTGAATTCAGTGTTACCCGTAACTACTTGGACTGGTTGACTGCACTGCCTTGGGGTGAATACAG TGATGAGAACTTTGATGTTACTCGGGCACAAAAGATTCTTGATGAAGACCATTATGGATTAACTGATGTGAAGGAAAGGATACTGGAATTCATAGCTGTTGGGAAATTAAGAGGGACTTCACAAG GGAAAATTATCTGTCTTTCTGGTCCACCTGGAGTGGGCAAAACAAGTATTGGTCGTTCAATTGCACGTGCCTTGAACCGTAAGTTCTTCCGATTCTCTGTAGGAGGATTAGCTGATGTGGCTGAAATCAAG ggTCATCGTCGAACTTATATTGGTGCTATGCCAGGGAAGATAGTACAATGCCTTAAGAATGTGGGCACATCCAACCCCCTTGTTTTGATTGATGAGATTGACAAA TTGGGCAGAGGACATGCTGGTGATCCAGCGAGTGCTTTGTTAGAGCTTCTGGATCCAGAGCAGAATGCTAATTTTCTTGACCACTATCTTGATGTTACCATTGATCTATCAAAG GTTCTTTTTGTTTGCACTGCAAATGTTGTTGAAATGATACCTAATCCCCTGTTGGATAGAATGGAGGTTGTTGCTATTGCTGGGTATATTACTGATGAGAAAATGCACATTGCTAGAGATTATCTGGAGAAGACCACTCGTGAAGCTTGTGGAATAAAGCCTGAACAA GTGGAAGTGACTGATGCTGCTCTTCTTGCcctaattgaaaattactgCCGAGAATCAGGGGTCAGGAATCTTCAAAAGCACATAGAGAAAATTTACCGAAAG ATAGCGCTACAACTTGTGAGGCAAGGGGAGATGATTGATGCTACCATGCTACCAATAAAAGACAAAGTTGACTCTGATGAATTAGGTCAAAATGCAGTTCAAAATAAGAACTCTGAGTTGGTGGAGGGTATCGATCCTGAAAAAGAGAGTGAAACATCTGATGAAATTCATAAG GTTGCAAAAGAAAGTGGGGGAGATAAGGAAATTGAAACAAAGACTATTGAACAAGTATTGGTTGATGAATCTAATTTAACTGACTTTGTTGGCAAGCCTGTCTTCCATGCTGAGCGCATCTATGATCAGACACCTGTTGGTGTTGTTATGGGTCTTGCCTGGACTGCAATGGGTGGTTCCACACTGTATATAGAGACCACATTTGTTGAAGAAGGGGAGGGAAAAGGAACACTGCACCTCACTGGTCAATTAGGAGATGTGATGAAAGAAAGTGCTCAGATAGCTCACACGGTTGCCCGAAGAATACTACTGGAAAGAGAACCAGAAAATCCTTTCTTTGCAAATTCAAAACTACACCTCCATGTCCCTGCAGGGGCTACACCAAAGGATGGACCAAGTGCTGGTTCCACGATGACCACTTCATTGTTGTCCCTTGCCATGAAGAAACCTGTGAAGAAGGATCTAGCAATGACTGGGGAAGTGACACTTACGGGGAAGATTCTTCCCATTGGCGGC GTTAAAGAGAAAACCATAGCCGCAAGAAGGAGCGAAGTTAAGACTATTATATTCCCTTCAGCTAACAGGAGAGATTTTGATGAGCTAGCACCTAATGTGAAAGAAGGTCTTGATGTTCATTTTGTTGATGACTACATGCAGATCTTTAATTTGGCTTTTGATGATGAGCAATCTCAGAATATAAAGTAA
- the LOC114372153 gene encoding lon protease homolog 1, mitochondrial-like isoform X1 — MLKLIASSRIHRVHPTVLRPAHHSASPLLRVLSSLGGLSWRNANVGGRYFFCSDSSDGSDHVVDAGVQAAEESESKASAIVPTYPRPEDYLTVLALPLIHRPLFPGFYMPVFVKDPKLLAALQESRERQAPYAGAFLLKDEPEADPSVVSSSDADKNVYDLKGKELFNRLHEVGTLAQISSIHGDQVILIGHRRLRITEMVSEDPLTVKVDHLKDKTYNKDDDIIKATSFEVISTLRDVLKTSSLWRDHVQTYTKHIGDFTYPRLADFGAAISGANKLQCQQVLEELDVYKRLKLTLELVKKEMEISKIQESIAKAIEEKISGEQRRYLLNEQLKAIKKELGLETDDKTALTGKFRERIEPKREKCPPHILQVIDEELAKLQLLEASSSEFSVTRNYLDWLTALPWGEYSDENFDVTRAQKILDEDHYGLTDVKERILEFIAVGKLRGTSQGKIICLSGPPGVGKTSIGRSIARALNRKFFRFSVGGLADVAEIKGHRRTYIGAMPGKIVQCLKNVGTSNPLVLIDEIDKLGRGHAGDPASALLELLDPEQNANFLDHYLDVTIDLSKVLFVCTANVVEMIPNPLLDRMEVVAIAGYITDEKMHIARDYLEKTTREACGIKPEQVEVTDAALLALIENYCRESGVRNLQKHIEKIYRKIALQLVRQGEMIDATMLPIKDKVDSDELGQNAVQNKNSELVEGIDPEKESETSDEIHKVQSSDQSQCLEVAKESGGDKEIETKTIEQVLVDESNLTDFVGKPVFHAERIYDQTPVGVVMGLAWTAMGGSTLYIETTFVEEGEGKGTLHLTGQLGDVMKESAQIAHTVARRILLEREPENPFFANSKLHLHVPAGATPKDGPSAGSTMTTSLLSLAMKKPVKKDLAMTGEVTLTGKILPIGGVKEKTIAARRSEVKTIIFPSANRRDFDELAPNVKEGLDVHFVDDYMQIFNLAFDDEQSQNIK, encoded by the exons ATGTTGAAGCTCATTGCATCCTCGCGCATCCACCGGGTGCACCCCACGGTGCTCCGTCCCGCACACCATTCCGCCTCGCCGCTGCTCAGAGTGCTGAGTTCTCTCGGCGGGTTAAGCTGGAGAAACGCTAATGTTGGAGGCAGGTATTTTTTCTGTTCCGATTCCAGCGACGGCTCCGATCACGTCGTTGACGCCGGAGTCCAGGCCGCCGAGGAGTCCGAGTCAAAGGCCTCCGCTATCGTTCCCACATATCCCAGACCCGAAGATTATCTCACT GTTTTGGCATTACCATTGATACACAGACCACTTTTCCCAGGATTTTACATGCCAGTCTTTGTTAAG GATCCCAAATTATTGGCAGCTTTACAGGAAAGTCGAGAACGACAAGCCCCGTATGCTGGTGCTTTCCTCCTTAAGGACGAGCCGGAGGCTGATCCCAGTGTAGTATCTAGTTCTGACGCAGATAAAAATGTATATGatttaaaaggaaaagagttGTTTAACCGTCTTCACGAAGTTGGGACTCTTGCTCAG ATTTCAAGTATCCATGGGGATCAGGTGATCCTGATTGGTCATCGGCGTCTACGCATAACAGAGATG GTTAGTGAGGATCCACTTACTGTAAAAGTCGATCATCTCAAG GATAAAACTTACAACAAAGACGATGATATTATAAAGGCCACATCTTTCGAGGTTATATCAACCCTAAGAGATGTTCTTAAAACAAGTTCCCTTTGGAGAGATCATGTTCAGACTTACACTAAG CATATAGGTGATTTTACTTATCCAAGGCTTGCAGATTTTGGTGCTGCAATATCTGGGGCAAATAAATTGCAATGCCAACAAGTTCTTGAAGAGCTAGAT GTGTATAAGCGATTAAAACTTACACTGGAGTTGGTAAAGAAAGAGATGGAAATCAGCAAGATTCAG GAATCAATTGCAAAAGCAATTGAAGAAAAGATAAGTGGTGAGCAGCGCCGTTACTTGTTAAATGAGCAGCTTAAGGCCATAAAGAAG GAACTGGGACTGGAGACTGATGACAAAACAGCTCTTACTG GTAAATTCAGGGAAAGGATTGagccaaagagagaaaaatgccCGCCTCATATTTTACAAGTTATAGATGAAGAACTTGCAAAGCTACAGCTGTTGGAGGCTAGTTCTAGTGAATTCAGTGTTACCCGTAACTACTTGGACTGGTTGACTGCACTGCCTTGGGGTGAATACAG TGATGAGAACTTTGATGTTACTCGGGCACAAAAGATTCTTGATGAAGACCATTATGGATTAACTGATGTGAAGGAAAGGATACTGGAATTCATAGCTGTTGGGAAATTAAGAGGGACTTCACAAG GGAAAATTATCTGTCTTTCTGGTCCACCTGGAGTGGGCAAAACAAGTATTGGTCGTTCAATTGCACGTGCCTTGAACCGTAAGTTCTTCCGATTCTCTGTAGGAGGATTAGCTGATGTGGCTGAAATCAAG ggTCATCGTCGAACTTATATTGGTGCTATGCCAGGGAAGATAGTACAATGCCTTAAGAATGTGGGCACATCCAACCCCCTTGTTTTGATTGATGAGATTGACAAA TTGGGCAGAGGACATGCTGGTGATCCAGCGAGTGCTTTGTTAGAGCTTCTGGATCCAGAGCAGAATGCTAATTTTCTTGACCACTATCTTGATGTTACCATTGATCTATCAAAG GTTCTTTTTGTTTGCACTGCAAATGTTGTTGAAATGATACCTAATCCCCTGTTGGATAGAATGGAGGTTGTTGCTATTGCTGGGTATATTACTGATGAGAAAATGCACATTGCTAGAGATTATCTGGAGAAGACCACTCGTGAAGCTTGTGGAATAAAGCCTGAACAA GTGGAAGTGACTGATGCTGCTCTTCTTGCcctaattgaaaattactgCCGAGAATCAGGGGTCAGGAATCTTCAAAAGCACATAGAGAAAATTTACCGAAAG ATAGCGCTACAACTTGTGAGGCAAGGGGAGATGATTGATGCTACCATGCTACCAATAAAAGACAAAGTTGACTCTGATGAATTAGGTCAAAATGCAGTTCAAAATAAGAACTCTGAGTTGGTGGAGGGTATCGATCCTGAAAAAGAGAGTGAAACATCTGATGAAATTCATAAGGTGCAATCATCTGATCAATCTCAATGTCTCGAG GTTGCAAAAGAAAGTGGGGGAGATAAGGAAATTGAAACAAAGACTATTGAACAAGTATTGGTTGATGAATCTAATTTAACTGACTTTGTTGGCAAGCCTGTCTTCCATGCTGAGCGCATCTATGATCAGACACCTGTTGGTGTTGTTATGGGTCTTGCCTGGACTGCAATGGGTGGTTCCACACTGTATATAGAGACCACATTTGTTGAAGAAGGGGAGGGAAAAGGAACACTGCACCTCACTGGTCAATTAGGAGATGTGATGAAAGAAAGTGCTCAGATAGCTCACACGGTTGCCCGAAGAATACTACTGGAAAGAGAACCAGAAAATCCTTTCTTTGCAAATTCAAAACTACACCTCCATGTCCCTGCAGGGGCTACACCAAAGGATGGACCAAGTGCTGGTTCCACGATGACCACTTCATTGTTGTCCCTTGCCATGAAGAAACCTGTGAAGAAGGATCTAGCAATGACTGGGGAAGTGACACTTACGGGGAAGATTCTTCCCATTGGCGGC GTTAAAGAGAAAACCATAGCCGCAAGAAGGAGCGAAGTTAAGACTATTATATTCCCTTCAGCTAACAGGAGAGATTTTGATGAGCTAGCACCTAATGTGAAAGAAGGTCTTGATGTTCATTTTGTTGATGACTACATGCAGATCTTTAATTTGGCTTTTGATGATGAGCAATCTCAGAATATAAAGTAA
- the LOC114369209 gene encoding uncharacterized protein LOC114369209 — protein sequence MAHSTGSDDSVCQGFALTTQQEIAMANSYQYNSSDNQFLYFSYLRDEDHHQYIDDDDDEQTAYKRALKEFSQLPPLLGLKITMTPEMLQPTKTSQVAANNKVEKLKAVQFPMDMLRIGYFKIEAKYPYELVAKCYYARQKLIWEILHDGLKFKIEIHCQNISAIRAVMEENSPGILEIELDKVPSFFREIDPKPKKHTTWTISHDFTDGQASEYRRHYLQFPHGVLDQHYIKLLQSDNRLLELSLRPFPSSHFAYFSSHLDQGTTQFSFGHDPHAIAYTYSLML from the exons ATGGCGCACAGCACTGGATCCGATGACAGTGTTTGCCAAGGATTCGCCCTCACTACTCAACAGGAGATTGCTATGGCTAATTCATATCAATATAACTCTTCAGATAAtcagtttttgtatttttcatacCTTCGCGACGAAGACCACCACCAAtatattgatgatgatgatgatgaacaaactgcatataaaagg GCCTTGAAAGAGTTTTCCCAGCTTCCACCACTCCTCGGGTTGAAAATCACTATGACACCTGAAATGCTGCAGCCAACCAAGACAAGCCAAGTTGCAGCCAATAACAAGGTTGAGAAACTAAAGGCTGTGCAGTTTCCAATGGATATGCTCAGGATCGGCTATTTTAAG ATTGAGGCTAAGTATCCTTATGAATTGGTAGCTAAGTGTTATTATGCAAGACAAAAATTGATCTGGGAGATATTACATGATGGTTTGAAGTTCAAGATTGAAATACACTGCCAGAATATATCGGCCATTCGAGCTGTTATGGAGGAAAATTCACCTGGAATACTGGAAATTGAG CTAGACAAAGTACCGTCGTTCTTTCGCGAGATTGATCCAAAGCCTAAAAAACATACTACGTGGACTATATCTCATGACTTCACCGATGGTCAAGCTTCAGAATACCG GAGGCACTATCTTCAATTTCCTCATGGAGTTCTTGACCAACACTACATAAAGCTATTGCAAAGCGATAATCGATTGTTAGAATTGAGCCTAAGACCTTTTCCTAGTTCACATTTTGCTTATTTTAGTTCACATTTAGATCAAGGAACGACTCAATTTTCTTTTGGTCATGATCCACATGCCATTGCCTATACCTACTCCCTTATGCTCTGA